The Mytilus edulis chromosome 4, xbMytEdul2.2, whole genome shotgun sequence nucleotide sequence ATGCTCGTCACTGTCACTGCTTCCGTTATAAACTAGTTTTAACGATCCAGccttattaaaaaacaaaatttgaccacttttctcgcttgtttcatcCAAAACACAAACGTCACCATTTATATTTTCGGCAAGTCTCCTAGGTGTTGTGAAAATTCTTTTTGTACCATAAAATTCTATTGTTTGTTCAACTTCAAAATCATTATTCATCCTTACAACTTGTCGACGACTTTTGCTATCAGTATTGTACGACCATGAGTCAACAAGCGACACTAACACATCGCCATTTTTGCAAAATGCCACTGCAATCGGATGTAAATCAACGTGGAAAAAAGACCAACCAATATTTTGAGTTGAAGATAAAGTATTTACAGGTAATCCCATTGGGGTTATTTTAACAATTCTATGGTTATAGTCAACTGCTATTACGGTGTTTGGAGGCTTGAGTGTCCAATCTTCAACAACAAATTTAAACTcaattttttttcgtttattttcacCAATGTCAAACAAAGAATTTGTGGTAGAAAACCCCTGGTGTATCCAACATACATCGGAGCCCATAACGCAAATACAACAAACTGGTTTATCTTCGCAATCGATTGTTAAATGGGGAACGGGTTGTAATATAGAACTAGGAATATTGTCCTCGCGAAGTGATGCGCTTTTGTTTAAGTTCATGGATGGTAGAACACTGCTAACGTGTATGGTAGGTCTCACAGACGACAGTAAGAGCTTATCCGTTTCATAATTTCCGTATTTATGATCAAAATTTGACAACCCTTTTGGTTTATTGTTTTTGATACCGGCGTTTATATCTTGATGTCCAAGATTTGGATGAATTTCTTTTGCATTTGTATGAATATTGGCGAAACTTTTCTGTTTTTCGCTAAAATGATCCATCCATTTATTACCCTTTAAGCTTCTGTCATTTTCTATAAGACAGTTATAGTTATTCATTCGCGGACTTATTTCTCCTTTGTTTAGTTCATATCTTATACAATTTGACATTGTCTGTTTAGATTCTGTATGCCTAGGTTCAATATTCTCCTTTGACCGAATAGGATAATCCAATTCAGTTTCAGAAAAAGACGTTTCAGGGTTAACTGCTCCTTTGACCAACACAGCCCCGAACATGGACTTCATTAAAATAGTATCAATTTCACCTGGTTCAAATACCGGCAAATCTATTTGTGGGTACAATATATTGACATTATCATGTTCAACTAGTTCTCGTTGTCTAAAGACATCCCATTTTAAATAATCTGCATTATGTATACTCGTCTGTtgaaatatgtttgaaatttCGATTTCTGGACGTTTTTCAAGCTTTAAATAAACtcgttgttttattttattcaaatgtgTATGATTCTGCTTTGTTATTGTCCGACATTCCTCtagtaattgattttttattttctttatatgtcTTAGAAATTCTTCCGCTCGATTATCTATTCTTTCATTTATAATTTCAGCGGTTTCGTTTGTCTTTTTATGATATTCTTCAATTTGCTTTAAAATTTCTACAAATTCTATATCATTTTTAACCGGTTGACCTGGAACATCCGGGGTCTTAAATAATTCTTCAATTCTTATCTCTTTCTGTCTTGAACTTGCTCTCTTGACGTCATGGACATGTGCAGAATGACGTTCTAAAATACAATCTGAACAGACGTGGCTTCGACATAAAAAGCAATAATATTTCAGTTCTTCCTTTACATGCCTGTCACACACCGGCTGTACAAATTCTGAAGATAACAGATTTTCCATTACTGTTCAGGAAATAGTATTTATTAATCCCTATTCTGTATGGAAAACACCTTAAATTACTATAATAGCAATTCACTACGCATAAATCCTCCAATAGCAGCTAGTTATCCCACGAGAAAATGAACAAATTGTACGAATATGATCTACCTATTGATTGTCATATATTAATGCTAATGACACTTATGACGATATTCATTACAAAAGAGTTATTTGTTTGTACCCTTTAAAAGCTTTGAGACGAATCAATGGTTACGTATCAACCTGCATTGTTTAGGAATTAAAGTTACAAAACAAACGTATATACTGACACACACTTTCTTATGTATAAAGTATCCCTTTAAATTTTGTAGTTCATTCGACCTACTGTGTATTGAACTAGTTTGACCTTTTGAAAGTTGGAATAttacatatgtttttatatttacaataagaATAATATTACCACCGAAAATCGTCCAGGTACAAAATACACCAAACAACGAACGTTTATCAATAAAACCTTTATCTCTCGTTCAAACAACAAAACAGCTCATAAAAAATCCTAATAGATTTTCATTTCTTCAATCATACATGTGGCTTAGATGCACATTAATATAAGAATACTTAACTTTAGGTGActgaaaataattcataaattacTTTGGTCAATGTCACAATGTCATTCATATTCTGAGAAACATTCGAACAGTACATAAAATGTAAGAGGAATCATATAACCAAATAAGATTATAACTTCCTTTCGTTGCAATAAGTTGAATGTCCTAAGAATGGTTCAAAACAAACTTTGAAGAGTTAGGAATCTGAAAGTCaaactacagtgaaacctgtataaaccaaacatgttattaagcaccgtcatatcaaattgtatgcgttgtATACTCtataaaaccgaacatcggccaaaaccgaacacaatcttaagtcccgaagaggttcgggttagacaggtttcactgtactacATCCTCCTATAATGACGTTAAACtcatcaattaaaaataaatttaactcgTAACATTTGCAAACTTTCCATTTATAGACAAATTTAAACCGAAAAAATGAACATCCTTATTTATACAGAAGCATGTGTGCAAACAACACAATCTTATCTGAATTGATTGGACAATAGCGCTGCTTTGTGAACGATTAATCTATTAATCAATTGTCTTTACAGTAAATTGTTCCCTGATTTGGTAATTATGAAAAATAGGAGCGTTTGTTATATTTGCCAATAAGATAGCAACGACAcggaaagaaatttgaaaagaggTGAGCAACCGCCCACGAACAGGCACGCAAGAcaatatttgttaataaaattttgtttgtttactcAGAAATGCTATAGTTTTCAAATTTGATGAAGAGTTTAAGAATCTTTTATTTTCGTTGCTTAGacgaacaattaaaaatcaaaaataaagacCAATATTGCTTTACACAGTAATAGCACAGAGTTGTTTCGATCACTTCATATAAAAGAAATATGgtgtttatttgatatatatgacgtGCCTCTttgtcccgtcattgtgttattgtacagttgttaatttgtgtagtATTCTTGTCTTTATTTTTTGCTGTAATCGTGatatatatgccattttgtgctttttttgttacatatttatttgggGTTTTTTAGTAcctttattttttgatatttttacctattatgtctgtgttgtttgttcacacatagttgtcaatataatggaatttgatgctaaTTGTTTGcagagaggtttaactagctttaAAAATAGGTTTAATCAACAGTtgtttacattagaaaatgtctgttccaagccaggaatatgacagttgttatcttttcgtttgatgtgtttgagcttttgattttgccatttgattagggacttttcctcggagttaagtatttttgggattttacctTTTTCACAGTTATAtcataatattattatagaaatatttctagcttttgataaaaaaaatagcatttcaATATTCTGAAGTTcaaatttttctatttgtatttcaTCAATGGGAATTTGTTTAATATGCTAAAATCGAAAAGTGAATTTTTACATGATCTGCGTCTATTTATCTACATTCTGTTTCACGTTTAGCTTAATATTTTACATGCAACACATATATATGAACGAAGCTAGTTAAGTCTTACGgcttaatttcttttttcaagatTAAGAATAGAATGCATCGTCTGTATTTCAGTAGGGTATGAAGAAGTTGACCACAATACAGTCTTCATTGTAGCGTGTGACTATCTTAATACACAAAACAGGCAAGTAGGTAATACAGAAAGCtcaccttttattttattttatatatttctctgTACTGTTGTAATATTGAGGTAGATAGCACATGCAtacatgttgaaggccgtaccttaatctgta carries:
- the LOC139520796 gene encoding tripartite motif-containing protein 2-like; translation: MENLLSSEFVQPVCDRHVKEELKYYCFLCRSHVCSDCILERHSAHVHDVKRASSRQKEIRIEELFKTPDVPGQPVKNDIEFVEILKQIEEYHKKTNETAEIINERIDNRAEEFLRHIKKIKNQLLEECRTITKQNHTHLNKIKQRVYLKLEKRPEIEISNIFQQTSIHNADYLKWDVFRQRELVEHDNVNILYPQIDLPVFEPGEIDTILMKSMFGAVLVKGAVNPETSFSETELDYPIRSKENIEPRHTESKQTMSNCIRYELNKGEISPRMNNYNCLIENDRSLKGNKWMDHFSEKQKSFANIHTNAKEIHPNLGHQDINAGIKNNKPKGLSNFDHKYGNYETDKLLLSSVRPTIHVSSVLPSMNLNKSASLREDNIPSSILQPVPHLTIDCEDKPVCCICVMGSDVCWIHQGFSTTNSLFDIGENKRKKIEFKFVVEDWTLKPPNTVIAVDYNHRIVKITPMGLPVNTLSSTQNIGWSFFHVDLHPIAVAFCKNGDVLVSLVDSWSYNTDSKSRRQVVRMNNDFEVEQTIEFYGTKRIFTTPRRLAENINGDVCVLDETSEKSGQILFFNKAGSLKLVYNGSSDSDEHFNPNSICCDSEARIIISDYSCNKLHILDQSGNFLQYIIHSEIKNPFCITIDCKDHLWIGLKSGKIIVFSIQQLDEPTHSRELYKSYKV